A single window of Modestobacter italicus DNA harbors:
- a CDS encoding L,D-transpeptidase family protein has product MSATPPARRARARLARLTALLAVLLVTVVGLGTPSASATAYPSPAGGTRQVGGSIGVHYAALGGPSGVLGGPLTDELATPSGYGRYNVFAGGSIYWTPATGAWAVGGAIRDRWSSLGWEAGPLGYPTSDERGTPNGRGRYGLFQGGAVYWSAGTGAHQVGGSIWDRYGALGWEAGPLGLPTTDELGTPNGLGRYNHFQGGSVYWSPATGAHGLYGAIRDRWAMAGWENSALGFPVSDEYAVPGGRAQDFQHGSISWTPGGGAVVVGATLPLGATPPGNQVITVVAPSATSTTATVTAWQRGPAGWSAVLGPVPARVGSGGVGQASESSTRTPAGTFSLTTAFGRAGNPGTALPYRQVDRSDWWVSDAGSPLYNTPARCAAGSCPFDERAGENLYAAGAVYDNAVVIDYNRAPVVRGAGSAFFLHIGNGSATAGCVSVDRAVLQQLMRWLDPRATPVISIGVG; this is encoded by the coding sequence ATGAGTGCGACCCCACCGGCCCGCCGTGCGCGGGCCCGGCTCGCCCGGCTGACGGCGCTGCTGGCCGTCCTGCTGGTCACGGTCGTGGGCCTCGGCACGCCGAGCGCCTCGGCGACCGCCTACCCCTCTCCGGCGGGCGGGACGCGCCAGGTGGGCGGCTCCATCGGCGTCCACTACGCGGCTCTCGGCGGGCCGTCCGGTGTGCTGGGCGGGCCGCTGACCGACGAGCTCGCGACCCCGTCGGGCTACGGCCGGTACAACGTCTTCGCCGGCGGGTCGATCTACTGGACGCCGGCCACCGGCGCGTGGGCGGTCGGCGGGGCGATCCGCGACCGGTGGTCCTCGCTCGGCTGGGAGGCCGGCCCGCTGGGCTACCCGACCAGCGACGAGCGGGGCACGCCGAACGGTCGTGGGCGGTACGGGTTGTTCCAGGGCGGGGCCGTCTACTGGTCGGCCGGCACCGGCGCGCACCAGGTCGGCGGCTCGATCTGGGACCGGTACGGCGCGCTGGGCTGGGAGGCCGGGCCCCTCGGCCTGCCGACCACCGACGAGCTCGGCACCCCGAACGGCCTCGGCCGGTACAACCACTTCCAGGGCGGCTCGGTGTACTGGTCGCCGGCCACGGGCGCGCACGGCCTGTACGGCGCCATCCGGGACCGCTGGGCCATGGCCGGCTGGGAGAACTCGGCCCTCGGCTTCCCGGTCAGCGACGAGTACGCCGTCCCGGGCGGGCGGGCGCAGGACTTCCAGCACGGCTCGATCAGCTGGACCCCGGGCGGTGGCGCGGTCGTCGTCGGGGCGACGCTGCCGCTGGGGGCCACGCCGCCGGGCAACCAGGTGATCACCGTGGTCGCGCCCTCGGCCACCTCGACCACCGCCACCGTCACGGCCTGGCAGCGCGGCCCGGCGGGCTGGTCCGCCGTCCTCGGCCCGGTGCCGGCCCGGGTCGGCAGCGGCGGGGTGGGCCAGGCGAGCGAGTCCTCGACCCGGACCCCGGCCGGCACGTTCTCCCTCACCACGGCATTCGGCCGGGCCGGCAACCCGGGCACGGCGCTGCCCTACCGGCAGGTCGACCGCTCCGACTGGTGGGTGTCCGACGCCGGCAGCCCGCTCTACAACACCCCCGCGCGCTGCGCGGCGGGCTCCTGCCCCTTCGACGAGCGGGCGGGGGAGAACCTCTACGCGGCCGGCGCCGTCTACGACAACGCGGTGGTCATCGACTACAACCGCGCCCCCGTCGTCCGCGGCGCCGGGTCGGCCTTCTTCCTGCACATCGGCAACGGCTCGGCCACCGCCGGCTGCGTGTCCGTCGACCGCGCCGTCCTGCAGCAGCTGATGCGCTGGCTGGACCCGCGGGCCACCCCGGTGATCAGCATCGGCGTCGGCTGA
- a CDS encoding glucosyl-3-phosphoglycerate synthase, whose amino-acid sequence MRPDARAWFEHRTTSATSLAEIDVPALLSAKRRGGHRVSVVLPARDEEATVGVLVRDLVDRWVTAVPLVDEVVVIDSNSSDRTAEVARAAGAEVVAAADVLPSHGDRPGKGEALWKSLAATTGDLIVFMDSDLLGDVSHYVPGLLTPLLTDARVDYVKGCYTRPLSIDGEHRPAGGGRVTELTARPLLNALWPELAGFVQPLGGEYAGRRSALEQVPFVSSYGVEVGLLIDLLQVCGLSGLAQVDLGTRTHSHQSDQALGTMAGQIVNTLLARAERGRHGRRLEPGGLLTQFSHDGERFVPMSTAVAVDQRPPMATVAEYALLREAGEGVVG is encoded by the coding sequence ATGCGACCTGACGCCCGCGCATGGTTCGAACACCGCACCACGTCGGCCACCTCCCTGGCCGAGATCGACGTCCCCGCCCTGCTGTCGGCCAAGCGCCGCGGTGGGCACCGGGTCAGCGTCGTCCTGCCCGCCCGCGACGAGGAGGCGACCGTCGGCGTCCTCGTCCGAGATCTCGTCGACCGCTGGGTGACCGCCGTCCCGCTGGTCGACGAGGTCGTCGTCATCGACTCCAACTCCAGCGACCGGACGGCGGAGGTCGCCCGGGCGGCCGGCGCCGAGGTGGTCGCGGCGGCCGACGTCCTCCCCTCCCACGGCGACCGCCCCGGCAAGGGCGAGGCGTTGTGGAAGTCGCTGGCCGCCACCACCGGCGACCTGATCGTGTTCATGGACTCCGACCTGCTCGGCGACGTCAGCCACTACGTACCGGGGCTGCTCACCCCGCTGCTGACCGACGCGCGGGTCGACTACGTCAAGGGCTGCTACACGCGCCCGCTGAGCATCGACGGCGAGCACCGCCCGGCCGGCGGCGGCCGGGTCACCGAGCTCACCGCCCGCCCGCTGCTCAACGCGCTGTGGCCGGAGCTCGCCGGGTTCGTCCAGCCGCTCGGCGGGGAGTACGCCGGTCGCCGCTCGGCCCTGGAGCAGGTGCCGTTCGTGTCCAGCTACGGCGTCGAGGTCGGGCTGCTGATCGACCTGCTGCAGGTCTGCGGTCTGTCCGGGCTGGCCCAGGTCGACCTGGGCACCCGCACGCACTCGCACCAGAGCGACCAGGCGCTGGGCACGATGGCCGGGCAGATCGTGAACACCCTGCTGGCCCGGGCCGAGCGGGGCCGGCACGGTCGCCGCCTGGAGCCCGGTGGGCTGCTCACCCAGTTCAGCCACGACGGGGAGCGGTTCGTCCCCATGAGCACCGCGGTGGCCGTCGACCAGCGGCCGCCGATGGCGACCGTGGCGGAGTACGCCCTGCTCCGGGAGGCCGGCGAGGGCGTCGTCGGCTGA